The following are encoded together in the Callithrix jacchus isolate 240 chromosome 19, calJac240_pri, whole genome shotgun sequence genome:
- the LHX9 gene encoding LIM/homeobox protein Lhx9 isoform X2, producing the protein MLNGTTLEAAMLFHGISGGHIQGIMEEMERRSKTEARLAKGAQLNGRDAGMPPLSPEKPALCAGCGGKISDRYYLLAVDKQWHLRCLKCCECKLALESELTCFAKDGSIYCKEDYYRRFSVQRCARCHLGISASEMVMRARDSVYHLSCFTCSTCNKTLTTGDHFGMKDSLVYCRAHFETLLQGEYPPQLSYTELAAKSGGLALPYFNGTGTVQKGRPRKRKSPALGVDIVNYNSGCNENEADHLDRDQQPYPPSQKTKRMRTSFKHHQLRTMKSYFAINHNPDAKDLKQLAQKTGLTKRVLQVWFQNARAKFRRNLLRQENGGVDKADGTSLPAPPSADSGALTPPGTATTLTDLTNPTITVVTAVTSNMDSHESGSPSQTTLTNLF; encoded by the exons ATGCTGAACGGTACCACTCTAGAGGCAG CCATGCTCTTCCACGGGATCTCCGGAGGCCACATCCAAGGCATCATGGAGGAGATGGAGCGCAGATCCAAGACTGAGGCCCGTCTGGCCAAAGGCGCCCAGCTCAACGGCCGCGATGCG GGCATGCCCCCGCTCAGCCCGGAGAAGCCGGCTCTGTGCGCCGGCTGCGGGGGCAAGATCTCGGACAGGTACTACCTGCTGGCTGTGGACAAACAGTGGCATCTGAGATGCCTGAAGTGCTGTGAATGTAAGCTGGCCCTTGAGTCCGAGCTGACCTGCTTTGCTAAGGACGGTAGCATTTACTGCAAGGAGGATTACTACAG AAGGTTCTCTGTGCAGCGATGTGCCCGCTGCCACCTTGGCATTTCCGCCTCGGAGATGGTCATGCGCGCCCGAGACTCTGTGTACCACCTGAGCTGCTTCACCTGCTCCACTTGCAACAAGACTCTGACCACGGGCGACCATTTCGGCATGAAGGACAGCCTCGTGTACTGCCGCGCCCACTTCGAGACCCTCTTGCAAGGAGAGTATCCACCGCAGCTGAGCTACACGGAGCTGGCGGCCAAGAGCGGCGGCTTGGCCCTACCTTACTTCAACGGCACGGGCACCGTGCAGAAGGGGCGGCCCCGGAAGCGGAAGAGCCCAGCGCTGGGAGTGGACATCGTCAATTACAACTCAG GTTGTAACGAGAATGAGGCAGACCACTTGGACCGGGACCAACAGCCTTATCCACCCTCACAGAAGACCAAGCGCATGAGAACCTCCTTCAAGCACCACCAGCTCCGGACCATGAAATCCTACTTTGCCATCAACCACAACCCAGATGCCAAGGACCTCAAGCAGCTTGCCCAGAAAACAGGCCTGACCAAAAGAGTTTTGCAG GTTTGGTTCCAAAACGCACGAGCCAAATTCAGAAGGAACCTTTTGCGGCAGGAGAATGGGGGTGTTGATAAAGCTGATGGCACGTCGCTTCCGGCCCCGCCCTCAGCAGACAGCGGAGCTCTCACTCCACCCGGCACTGCGACCACTTTAACAGACCTGACCAATCCCACTATCACTGTAGTGACAGCCGTGACCTCTAACATGGACAGCCACGAATCCGGAAGCCCCTCACAAACTACCTTAACGAACCTTTTCtaa
- the LHX9 gene encoding LIM/homeobox protein Lhx9 isoform X6, producing MLNGTTLEAAMLFHGISGGHIQGIMEEMERRSKTEARLAKGAQLNGRDAGMPPLSPEKPALCAGCGGKISDRYYLLAVDKQWHLRCLKCCECKLALESELTCFAKDGSIYCKEDYYRRFSVQRCARCHLGISASEMVMRARDSVYHLSCFTCSTCNKTLTTGDHFGMKDSLVYCRAHFETLLQGEYPPQLSYTELAAKSGGLALPYFNGTGTVQKGRPRKRKSPALGVDIVNYNSGCNENEADHLDRDQQPYPPSQKTKRMRTSFKHHQLRTMKSYFAINHNPDAKDLKQLAQKTGLTKRVLQGEQILGHYSQTSRRLKIP from the exons ATGCTGAACGGTACCACTCTAGAGGCAG CCATGCTCTTCCACGGGATCTCCGGAGGCCACATCCAAGGCATCATGGAGGAGATGGAGCGCAGATCCAAGACTGAGGCCCGTCTGGCCAAAGGCGCCCAGCTCAACGGCCGCGATGCG GGCATGCCCCCGCTCAGCCCGGAGAAGCCGGCTCTGTGCGCCGGCTGCGGGGGCAAGATCTCGGACAGGTACTACCTGCTGGCTGTGGACAAACAGTGGCATCTGAGATGCCTGAAGTGCTGTGAATGTAAGCTGGCCCTTGAGTCCGAGCTGACCTGCTTTGCTAAGGACGGTAGCATTTACTGCAAGGAGGATTACTACAG AAGGTTCTCTGTGCAGCGATGTGCCCGCTGCCACCTTGGCATTTCCGCCTCGGAGATGGTCATGCGCGCCCGAGACTCTGTGTACCACCTGAGCTGCTTCACCTGCTCCACTTGCAACAAGACTCTGACCACGGGCGACCATTTCGGCATGAAGGACAGCCTCGTGTACTGCCGCGCCCACTTCGAGACCCTCTTGCAAGGAGAGTATCCACCGCAGCTGAGCTACACGGAGCTGGCGGCCAAGAGCGGCGGCTTGGCCCTACCTTACTTCAACGGCACGGGCACCGTGCAGAAGGGGCGGCCCCGGAAGCGGAAGAGCCCAGCGCTGGGAGTGGACATCGTCAATTACAACTCAG GTTGTAACGAGAATGAGGCAGACCACTTGGACCGGGACCAACAGCCTTATCCACCCTCACAGAAGACCAAGCGCATGAGAACCTCCTTCAAGCACCACCAGCTCCGGACCATGAAATCCTACTTTGCCATCAACCACAACCCAGATGCCAAGGACCTCAAGCAGCTTGCCCAGAAAACAGGCCTGACCAAAAGAGTTTTGCAG GGAGAACAAATCTTGGGGCATTACAGCCAAACATCCCGACGTTTGAAAATTCCCTAA
- the LHX9 gene encoding LIM/homeobox protein Lhx9 isoform X1, whose protein sequence is MEMLQTTFSLWKKPAPSRVSGPQEAMLFHGISGGHIQGIMEEMERRSKTEARLAKGAQLNGRDAGMPPLSPEKPALCAGCGGKISDRYYLLAVDKQWHLRCLKCCECKLALESELTCFAKDGSIYCKEDYYRRFSVQRCARCHLGISASEMVMRARDSVYHLSCFTCSTCNKTLTTGDHFGMKDSLVYCRAHFETLLQGEYPPQLSYTELAAKSGGLALPYFNGTGTVQKGRPRKRKSPALGVDIVNYNSGCNENEADHLDRDQQPYPPSQKTKRMRTSFKHHQLRTMKSYFAINHNPDAKDLKQLAQKTGLTKRVLQVWFQNARAKFRRNLLRQENGGVDKADGTSLPAPPSADSGALTPPGTATTLTDLTNPTITVVTAVTSNMDSHESGSPSQTTLTNLF, encoded by the exons ATGGAGATGCTCCAAACGACCTTTTCACTTTGGAAGAAGCCAGCACCTAGTAGGGTCTCGGGCCCTCAAGAAG CCATGCTCTTCCACGGGATCTCCGGAGGCCACATCCAAGGCATCATGGAGGAGATGGAGCGCAGATCCAAGACTGAGGCCCGTCTGGCCAAAGGCGCCCAGCTCAACGGCCGCGATGCG GGCATGCCCCCGCTCAGCCCGGAGAAGCCGGCTCTGTGCGCCGGCTGCGGGGGCAAGATCTCGGACAGGTACTACCTGCTGGCTGTGGACAAACAGTGGCATCTGAGATGCCTGAAGTGCTGTGAATGTAAGCTGGCCCTTGAGTCCGAGCTGACCTGCTTTGCTAAGGACGGTAGCATTTACTGCAAGGAGGATTACTACAG AAGGTTCTCTGTGCAGCGATGTGCCCGCTGCCACCTTGGCATTTCCGCCTCGGAGATGGTCATGCGCGCCCGAGACTCTGTGTACCACCTGAGCTGCTTCACCTGCTCCACTTGCAACAAGACTCTGACCACGGGCGACCATTTCGGCATGAAGGACAGCCTCGTGTACTGCCGCGCCCACTTCGAGACCCTCTTGCAAGGAGAGTATCCACCGCAGCTGAGCTACACGGAGCTGGCGGCCAAGAGCGGCGGCTTGGCCCTACCTTACTTCAACGGCACGGGCACCGTGCAGAAGGGGCGGCCCCGGAAGCGGAAGAGCCCAGCGCTGGGAGTGGACATCGTCAATTACAACTCAG GTTGTAACGAGAATGAGGCAGACCACTTGGACCGGGACCAACAGCCTTATCCACCCTCACAGAAGACCAAGCGCATGAGAACCTCCTTCAAGCACCACCAGCTCCGGACCATGAAATCCTACTTTGCCATCAACCACAACCCAGATGCCAAGGACCTCAAGCAGCTTGCCCAGAAAACAGGCCTGACCAAAAGAGTTTTGCAG GTTTGGTTCCAAAACGCACGAGCCAAATTCAGAAGGAACCTTTTGCGGCAGGAGAATGGGGGTGTTGATAAAGCTGATGGCACGTCGCTTCCGGCCCCGCCCTCAGCAGACAGCGGAGCTCTCACTCCACCCGGCACTGCGACCACTTTAACAGACCTGACCAATCCCACTATCACTGTAGTGACAGCCGTGACCTCTAACATGGACAGCCACGAATCCGGAAGCCCCTCACAAACTACCTTAACGAACCTTTTCtaa
- the LHX9 gene encoding LIM/homeobox protein Lhx9 isoform X4 yields the protein MEMLQTTFSLWKKPAPSRVSGPQEAMLFHGISGGHIQGIMEEMERRSKTEARLAKGAQLNGRDAGMPPLSPEKPALCAGCGGKISDRYYLLAVDKQWHLRCLKCCECKLALESELTCFAKDGSIYCKEDYYRRFSVQRCARCHLGISASEMVMRARDSVYHLSCFTCSTCNKTLTTGDHFGMKDSLVYCRAHFETLLQGEYPPQLSYTELAAKSGGLALPYFNGTGTVQKGRPRKRKSPALGVDIVNYNSGCNENEADHLDRDQQPYPPSQKTKRMRTSFKHHQLRTMKSYFAINHNPDAKDLKQLAQKTGLTKRVLQGEQILGHYSQTSRRLKIP from the exons ATGGAGATGCTCCAAACGACCTTTTCACTTTGGAAGAAGCCAGCACCTAGTAGGGTCTCGGGCCCTCAAGAAG CCATGCTCTTCCACGGGATCTCCGGAGGCCACATCCAAGGCATCATGGAGGAGATGGAGCGCAGATCCAAGACTGAGGCCCGTCTGGCCAAAGGCGCCCAGCTCAACGGCCGCGATGCG GGCATGCCCCCGCTCAGCCCGGAGAAGCCGGCTCTGTGCGCCGGCTGCGGGGGCAAGATCTCGGACAGGTACTACCTGCTGGCTGTGGACAAACAGTGGCATCTGAGATGCCTGAAGTGCTGTGAATGTAAGCTGGCCCTTGAGTCCGAGCTGACCTGCTTTGCTAAGGACGGTAGCATTTACTGCAAGGAGGATTACTACAG AAGGTTCTCTGTGCAGCGATGTGCCCGCTGCCACCTTGGCATTTCCGCCTCGGAGATGGTCATGCGCGCCCGAGACTCTGTGTACCACCTGAGCTGCTTCACCTGCTCCACTTGCAACAAGACTCTGACCACGGGCGACCATTTCGGCATGAAGGACAGCCTCGTGTACTGCCGCGCCCACTTCGAGACCCTCTTGCAAGGAGAGTATCCACCGCAGCTGAGCTACACGGAGCTGGCGGCCAAGAGCGGCGGCTTGGCCCTACCTTACTTCAACGGCACGGGCACCGTGCAGAAGGGGCGGCCCCGGAAGCGGAAGAGCCCAGCGCTGGGAGTGGACATCGTCAATTACAACTCAG GTTGTAACGAGAATGAGGCAGACCACTTGGACCGGGACCAACAGCCTTATCCACCCTCACAGAAGACCAAGCGCATGAGAACCTCCTTCAAGCACCACCAGCTCCGGACCATGAAATCCTACTTTGCCATCAACCACAACCCAGATGCCAAGGACCTCAAGCAGCTTGCCCAGAAAACAGGCCTGACCAAAAGAGTTTTGCAG GGAGAACAAATCTTGGGGCATTACAGCCAAACATCCCGACGTTTGAAAATTCCCTAA
- the LHX9 gene encoding LIM/homeobox protein Lhx9 isoform X5, producing the protein MEIVGCRAEDNSCPFRPPAMLFHGISGGHIQGIMEEMERRSKTEARLAKGAQLNGRDAGMPPLSPEKPALCAGCGGKISDRYYLLAVDKQWHLRCLKCCECKLALESELTCFAKDGSIYCKEDYYRRFSVQRCARCHLGISASEMVMRARDSVYHLSCFTCSTCNKTLTTGDHFGMKDSLVYCRAHFETLLQGEYPPQLSYTELAAKSGGLALPYFNGTGTVQKGRPRKRKSPALGVDIVNYNSGCNENEADHLDRDQQPYPPSQKTKRMRTSFKHHQLRTMKSYFAINHNPDAKDLKQLAQKTGLTKRVLQGEQILGHYSQTSRRLKIP; encoded by the exons ATGGAAATAGTGGGGTGCCGAGCAGAAGACAACTCGTGTCCTTTCCGCCCCCCAGCCATGCTCTTCCACGGGATCTCCGGAGGCCACATCCAAGGCATCATGGAGGAGATGGAGCGCAGATCCAAGACTGAGGCCCGTCTGGCCAAAGGCGCCCAGCTCAACGGCCGCGATGCG GGCATGCCCCCGCTCAGCCCGGAGAAGCCGGCTCTGTGCGCCGGCTGCGGGGGCAAGATCTCGGACAGGTACTACCTGCTGGCTGTGGACAAACAGTGGCATCTGAGATGCCTGAAGTGCTGTGAATGTAAGCTGGCCCTTGAGTCCGAGCTGACCTGCTTTGCTAAGGACGGTAGCATTTACTGCAAGGAGGATTACTACAG AAGGTTCTCTGTGCAGCGATGTGCCCGCTGCCACCTTGGCATTTCCGCCTCGGAGATGGTCATGCGCGCCCGAGACTCTGTGTACCACCTGAGCTGCTTCACCTGCTCCACTTGCAACAAGACTCTGACCACGGGCGACCATTTCGGCATGAAGGACAGCCTCGTGTACTGCCGCGCCCACTTCGAGACCCTCTTGCAAGGAGAGTATCCACCGCAGCTGAGCTACACGGAGCTGGCGGCCAAGAGCGGCGGCTTGGCCCTACCTTACTTCAACGGCACGGGCACCGTGCAGAAGGGGCGGCCCCGGAAGCGGAAGAGCCCAGCGCTGGGAGTGGACATCGTCAATTACAACTCAG GTTGTAACGAGAATGAGGCAGACCACTTGGACCGGGACCAACAGCCTTATCCACCCTCACAGAAGACCAAGCGCATGAGAACCTCCTTCAAGCACCACCAGCTCCGGACCATGAAATCCTACTTTGCCATCAACCACAACCCAGATGCCAAGGACCTCAAGCAGCTTGCCCAGAAAACAGGCCTGACCAAAAGAGTTTTGCAG GGAGAACAAATCTTGGGGCATTACAGCCAAACATCCCGACGTTTGAAAATTCCCTAA
- the LHX9 gene encoding LIM/homeobox protein Lhx9 isoform X3: MLFHGISGGHIQGIMEEMERRSKTEARLAKGAQLNGRDAGMPPLSPEKPALCAGCGGKISDRYYLLAVDKQWHLRCLKCCECKLALESELTCFAKDGSIYCKEDYYRRFSVQRCARCHLGISASEMVMRARDSVYHLSCFTCSTCNKTLTTGDHFGMKDSLVYCRAHFETLLQGEYPPQLSYTELAAKSGGLALPYFNGTGTVQKGRPRKRKSPALGVDIVNYNSGCNENEADHLDRDQQPYPPSQKTKRMRTSFKHHQLRTMKSYFAINHNPDAKDLKQLAQKTGLTKRVLQVWFQNARAKFRRNLLRQENGGVDKADGTSLPAPPSADSGALTPPGTATTLTDLTNPTITVVTAVTSNMDSHESGSPSQTTLTNLF, from the exons ATGCTCTTCCACGGGATCTCCGGAGGCCACATCCAAGGCATCATGGAGGAGATGGAGCGCAGATCCAAGACTGAGGCCCGTCTGGCCAAAGGCGCCCAGCTCAACGGCCGCGATGCG GGCATGCCCCCGCTCAGCCCGGAGAAGCCGGCTCTGTGCGCCGGCTGCGGGGGCAAGATCTCGGACAGGTACTACCTGCTGGCTGTGGACAAACAGTGGCATCTGAGATGCCTGAAGTGCTGTGAATGTAAGCTGGCCCTTGAGTCCGAGCTGACCTGCTTTGCTAAGGACGGTAGCATTTACTGCAAGGAGGATTACTACAG AAGGTTCTCTGTGCAGCGATGTGCCCGCTGCCACCTTGGCATTTCCGCCTCGGAGATGGTCATGCGCGCCCGAGACTCTGTGTACCACCTGAGCTGCTTCACCTGCTCCACTTGCAACAAGACTCTGACCACGGGCGACCATTTCGGCATGAAGGACAGCCTCGTGTACTGCCGCGCCCACTTCGAGACCCTCTTGCAAGGAGAGTATCCACCGCAGCTGAGCTACACGGAGCTGGCGGCCAAGAGCGGCGGCTTGGCCCTACCTTACTTCAACGGCACGGGCACCGTGCAGAAGGGGCGGCCCCGGAAGCGGAAGAGCCCAGCGCTGGGAGTGGACATCGTCAATTACAACTCAG GTTGTAACGAGAATGAGGCAGACCACTTGGACCGGGACCAACAGCCTTATCCACCCTCACAGAAGACCAAGCGCATGAGAACCTCCTTCAAGCACCACCAGCTCCGGACCATGAAATCCTACTTTGCCATCAACCACAACCCAGATGCCAAGGACCTCAAGCAGCTTGCCCAGAAAACAGGCCTGACCAAAAGAGTTTTGCAG GTTTGGTTCCAAAACGCACGAGCCAAATTCAGAAGGAACCTTTTGCGGCAGGAGAATGGGGGTGTTGATAAAGCTGATGGCACGTCGCTTCCGGCCCCGCCCTCAGCAGACAGCGGAGCTCTCACTCCACCCGGCACTGCGACCACTTTAACAGACCTGACCAATCCCACTATCACTGTAGTGACAGCCGTGACCTCTAACATGGACAGCCACGAATCCGGAAGCCCCTCACAAACTACCTTAACGAACCTTTTCtaa
- the LHX9 gene encoding LIM/homeobox protein Lhx9 isoform X7: MLFHGISGGHIQGIMEEMERRSKTEARLAKGAQLNGRDAGMPPLSPEKPALCAGCGGKISDRYYLLAVDKQWHLRCLKCCECKLALESELTCFAKDGSIYCKEDYYRRFSVQRCARCHLGISASEMVMRARDSVYHLSCFTCSTCNKTLTTGDHFGMKDSLVYCRAHFETLLQGEYPPQLSYTELAAKSGGLALPYFNGTGTVQKGRPRKRKSPALGVDIVNYNSGCNENEADHLDRDQQPYPPSQKTKRMRTSFKHHQLRTMKSYFAINHNPDAKDLKQLAQKTGLTKRVLQGEQILGHYSQTSRRLKIP, encoded by the exons ATGCTCTTCCACGGGATCTCCGGAGGCCACATCCAAGGCATCATGGAGGAGATGGAGCGCAGATCCAAGACTGAGGCCCGTCTGGCCAAAGGCGCCCAGCTCAACGGCCGCGATGCG GGCATGCCCCCGCTCAGCCCGGAGAAGCCGGCTCTGTGCGCCGGCTGCGGGGGCAAGATCTCGGACAGGTACTACCTGCTGGCTGTGGACAAACAGTGGCATCTGAGATGCCTGAAGTGCTGTGAATGTAAGCTGGCCCTTGAGTCCGAGCTGACCTGCTTTGCTAAGGACGGTAGCATTTACTGCAAGGAGGATTACTACAG AAGGTTCTCTGTGCAGCGATGTGCCCGCTGCCACCTTGGCATTTCCGCCTCGGAGATGGTCATGCGCGCCCGAGACTCTGTGTACCACCTGAGCTGCTTCACCTGCTCCACTTGCAACAAGACTCTGACCACGGGCGACCATTTCGGCATGAAGGACAGCCTCGTGTACTGCCGCGCCCACTTCGAGACCCTCTTGCAAGGAGAGTATCCACCGCAGCTGAGCTACACGGAGCTGGCGGCCAAGAGCGGCGGCTTGGCCCTACCTTACTTCAACGGCACGGGCACCGTGCAGAAGGGGCGGCCCCGGAAGCGGAAGAGCCCAGCGCTGGGAGTGGACATCGTCAATTACAACTCAG GTTGTAACGAGAATGAGGCAGACCACTTGGACCGGGACCAACAGCCTTATCCACCCTCACAGAAGACCAAGCGCATGAGAACCTCCTTCAAGCACCACCAGCTCCGGACCATGAAATCCTACTTTGCCATCAACCACAACCCAGATGCCAAGGACCTCAAGCAGCTTGCCCAGAAAACAGGCCTGACCAAAAGAGTTTTGCAG GGAGAACAAATCTTGGGGCATTACAGCCAAACATCCCGACGTTTGAAAATTCCCTAA